ATCGTGAACCGTTGGGAGACCTGGCTGAAGGCGAAAATTCCGTCAGATTCACTCCCGATGTTCAACTTTCGACCGGATTATATTTGTACCGCATAGCGGGAACAGGAGTGGAGATAAACGGCAAATTCACTCTCGTTCGTTAACAGATGTCTGAAAAAGATTCCTATAATTCCCCTCTAATAAGAGGGGTGGATTCCGGCTAAGCCGGAAGACGGGGTGTGTCAACTACTCCCCTCAAAAAAGCAAAGATTCGCCCCAGAACAATTCACGCTTAGTCCGTAGAAAGTTGGGAGTTGTCCTCACATGCATACATTATTCTTAAGTATCCCTCCCTCGCCCATTCAAAGCTTGACTGTTTAGCACGCCGAATATATTATAGGCTTCAGATCGCGGGGTGGAGCAGTCTGGTAGCTCGTTGGGCTCATAACCCAAAGGTCGTAGGTTCAAATCCTACCCCCGCTACAAAGTTATAGAGCCAAAGTCCTTGATTTCGCTTATGAAATTAGGGGTTTTTCTATTTGTTGATCAGTGTCGTTTAGTGTTGTTTGATGTTGTTTTGTGACGTTTAGGAAGCCTCAATTTCGCCACACCTAATATTTCTATTTCGATTAGAAATGAATATTTATTAATTATAAATACTGTTAATTACAACTGTTCCGTCATCGAGTTGATCCACATCCAAATAAATACACCAACCATTTGTGCGTCCCATCACTGTTACCCCGAGTAATTATCATACATTATCTTTGCTTCAACAAGATCTCATGTCAAGAGGGGCAAGAGCTGGGAACAGTAAATAACTTGCTCCTCTTTTTCATATTCCCTTATCTAATAATATAAATTCATACCTGGTCGTTACCCAACAAAAACACACTTTCATCATTCTACTTGTGGATGAACAAAATTCTTGATATATTTTGCGTTGATTTTGTTTCTTTAATAACTTTCTCGTATAAGGAATAAAAATGAAATTATCACTCCTACCACTACTCTCATTATTCATTGTTTTAATTTTGATTATATCTGCCTGTTCCGAAGAGGAGGATCCGGCTCCAATAGAAGGTTGTACCGATATTACGGCTACAAATTTTAATCCGTCTGCCGAGATCGATGATGGCTCTTGTTTATTGGCATGTGAAGTCAATCAAACTGCACAAGTTAGATTTACAAACCTTAGTAATACAAGTAAGACTCATGATGTAATCTGGGACGGATCGAAAATTGCCACAGTCTCTCCAGGAGATACAACCAATTTTTTTACAGTAACCGCAAATATTGAACATACGCTTCAATTTAAATT
This is a stretch of genomic DNA from Candidatus Neomarinimicrobiota bacterium. It encodes these proteins:
- a CDS encoding DUF4397 domain-containing protein encodes the protein MKLSLLPLLSLFIVLILIISACSEEEDPAPIEGCTDITATNFNPSAEIDDGSCLLACEVNQTAQVRFTNLSNTSKTHDVIWDGSKIATVSPGDTTNFFTVTANIEHTLQFKFTNTSDPACTESTPILAQCSFPIFWCTG